In a genomic window of Dyadobacter fermentans DSM 18053:
- a CDS encoding RNA polymerase sigma factor, whose translation MNRVDVRYREDELVMMLKANNRSAFEFLYDHYSAALYGVVLRIVREEECAADVLQDSFLKIWRNIGSYSAEKGTLFTWMLNIARNTAIDKLRVEAKIERNVVRLDLPGGIAHEVADGSNYALFEIDVKTWVGRLAPDRRMPIELVYLHGYTHEEAAKVLSIPLGTLKSRVRKGLQELRSVFSTPEIQLKIA comes from the coding sequence ATGAACAGGGTCGATGTCCGATACAGGGAAGATGAACTCGTTATGATGCTCAAAGCGAACAATCGCAGTGCTTTTGAGTTCTTGTATGACCACTATTCGGCAGCGCTGTACGGGGTTGTTCTCCGGATCGTCAGGGAAGAGGAGTGTGCTGCCGACGTTTTGCAGGACAGCTTTCTGAAAATCTGGCGTAATATCGGCAGCTATTCGGCGGAGAAAGGCACGCTGTTCACCTGGATGCTCAACATTGCGAGAAATACCGCCATCGACAAACTCCGTGTTGAAGCCAAAATAGAGCGGAATGTCGTTCGGCTGGATTTGCCCGGCGGTATTGCTCACGAGGTGGCCGACGGCTCGAACTACGCACTATTTGAAATCGACGTGAAGACGTGGGTCGGGCGGTTAGCGCCGGACCGCCGCATGCCGATCGAGCTCGTGTACTTACACGGGTACACGCATGAAGAAGCCGCAAAGGTACTATCGATCCCGCTCGGCACGTTGAAATCGAGGGTTCGTAAAGGTCTTCAGGAACTCCGTTCGGTGTTTTCTACCCCGGAAATCCAACTAAAAATTGCCTAA
- a CDS encoding T9SS type A sorting domain-containing protein produces MKNFTFLFTLLLLTLGFAFQASATSYCDCENNKLNNGGFESGTNGWTTVFGSFGTNDYYKMCGWKGGVIGDNKDNAAKIYQDVNITGGSEVTLTVYGGTHKSRYDHTFSLIFLDSNGNPVGDAVVKQVDYVVNNSNLQKYTLVGTAPSNAVKVRFQAYAQKDYLKIDAACMKVKTKTPVSCECVENNQYIKNASFENGTADWQWVPGQSQATFTKDEGYNMCGDKNGLLYKKGKIYQDISLVPGSSIQISAYGGTHTNDNWNRHYFKITFYDGQGNLLGDSSRVLMDHIVGSDKQLKKFDLSATAPAGSVKARFTVESTGDYFKVDAICTTVTQPITCLECNGNTLKNASFEDGTNNWSVTGTLSVDALYAVCGSKGAKLTGAGKFWQDVEVQTTFGSQVSLTIYGAFDNANSQVFQLLFLDETQSEIGQVTKEVTKSLTTSPWGLEKYTLSGTLPSNTKYVRVLASSAGGTFVADNACLVFSGPPLPVTLSAFSAKKEGATAQLTWATTYETNSAYFEVQHSQDGKKWTALTQLDAKGESKQLETYTYTHTNPFAVNLYRLKMVDLDETFAYSAIKSLNFDGQEQMNVYPNPTVDRIKVSSNQLVTNVKVYSANGVLVLNTKPDPASEVDLTRLSQGTYFVKINDGPLMRKILIVR; encoded by the coding sequence ATGAAAAATTTTACGTTTCTCTTTACCCTTTTACTCTTAACCCTGGGCTTCGCCTTCCAGGCCAGCGCAACGAGTTATTGCGATTGCGAGAACAATAAGCTTAACAATGGCGGCTTCGAAAGCGGGACTAACGGCTGGACAACGGTCTTCGGAAGCTTCGGAACCAACGACTATTACAAGATGTGTGGTTGGAAAGGCGGTGTCATTGGCGATAACAAGGACAACGCGGCAAAGATTTATCAGGATGTTAACATCACCGGCGGTAGCGAAGTAACGCTCACCGTATATGGTGGTACGCACAAGAGCCGGTACGACCATACATTCTCACTGATCTTCCTCGACTCCAACGGCAATCCTGTGGGTGATGCGGTGGTTAAGCAGGTAGATTACGTGGTTAATAACAGTAATTTGCAGAAGTATACGCTCGTCGGAACGGCACCGTCCAATGCGGTGAAAGTTCGTTTCCAGGCTTACGCGCAAAAAGATTATCTGAAAATTGACGCGGCATGTATGAAGGTGAAGACTAAAACACCTGTAAGCTGCGAGTGCGTTGAAAACAACCAGTATATCAAGAATGCAAGCTTCGAAAACGGCACGGCTGACTGGCAATGGGTTCCAGGACAGTCACAGGCTACATTCACGAAGGACGAAGGCTACAACATGTGCGGTGATAAGAATGGTTTGCTCTACAAAAAAGGAAAAATCTATCAGGACATTTCCTTGGTGCCGGGTTCATCCATTCAGATCAGCGCCTACGGCGGTACCCATACGAACGACAATTGGAACAGACATTATTTCAAAATCACTTTCTACGACGGACAAGGTAACTTGCTGGGTGATTCATCCCGCGTGCTCATGGATCACATCGTAGGTAGCGACAAGCAACTGAAAAAATTCGATCTGTCCGCAACTGCCCCTGCGGGTTCGGTAAAGGCACGTTTCACGGTTGAGTCAACCGGCGATTATTTCAAGGTAGATGCGATTTGTACGACTGTAACGCAGCCTATTACCTGTCTGGAATGTAATGGCAACACGCTCAAAAACGCGAGCTTCGAGGATGGTACGAACAACTGGAGCGTAACCGGTACATTGTCGGTAGATGCGCTGTACGCTGTGTGCGGTTCGAAAGGTGCCAAACTGACCGGCGCGGGCAAGTTCTGGCAGGATGTGGAAGTTCAAACGACTTTCGGAAGCCAGGTGAGCCTTACCATCTATGGCGCATTCGACAATGCCAATAGCCAGGTTTTCCAACTATTGTTCCTGGATGAAACCCAGTCGGAAATCGGCCAGGTAACCAAAGAGGTGACCAAATCGCTGACGACAAGCCCGTGGGGCCTTGAAAAATATACATTGTCCGGAACGCTTCCGAGCAATACCAAATACGTTCGCGTGCTTGCATCATCGGCCGGTGGAACATTTGTGGCAGACAATGCATGTCTCGTATTCTCGGGCCCTCCATTGCCTGTAACACTGTCGGCATTCTCTGCAAAAAAAGAAGGTGCTACCGCGCAACTGACCTGGGCAACTACTTACGAAACCAACTCGGCTTACTTCGAAGTGCAGCACAGCCAGGACGGCAAGAAATGGACGGCGCTGACGCAACTGGATGCCAAAGGCGAAAGCAAGCAGCTTGAAACTTACACTTATACGCACACCAATCCATTTGCCGTGAACCTGTATCGCCTGAAAATGGTGGATCTTGACGAAACTTTCGCTTACAGCGCGATCAAGAGCCTGAATTTCGATGGCCAGGAGCAAATGAACGTTTATCCGAACCCGACTGTGGATCGTATTAAAGTGAGCAGCAACCAGCTCGTTACCAATGTGAAAGTGTACAGCGCGAACGGTGTGCTGGTACTCAACACGAAGCCTGATCCTGCCAGCGAAGTGGATCTGACGCGGCTTTCACAAGGCACGTACTTTGTGAAAATCAATGACGGCCCGCTGATGCGCAAAATTCTGATCGTGAGGTAA
- a CDS encoding GH1 family beta-glucosidase, with the protein MTTLIDHHIKDSGYEQAVAGPLSRASFGSDFKWGVATAAYQIEGAVNEDGRSDCNWDVFTRKKGKISNGDHARHACDFYHRYEQDLELVKELGFKVFRFSLSWSRILPDGHGRVNQAGIDFYNRLIDRSIALDIEPWITLYHWDLPQILEKSGGWKNRRVVEWFAEYTAVCAHAFGDRVRHWIVLNEPLAVAGLGYTTGEHAPGSKGIHNFLPVVHHLALSQAEAGRVLRAILPHARIGNAISCSYVHPNSQSAADVRAARRADAIMNRLFIEPALGLGYPKDAFPFLSNIKRFMREGDREKLKFDFDFWGLQNYFSVVVQHSYLAPVLWLKEVPATLRNAPTTALGWEISPAGMYEILKQFSRYEGVRELVISENGAAFKDKLKDGKVDDTARQAYYHDYLGAVLKARNDGVNVTGYFAWTLLDNFEWAHGYSARFGLVYVDFKTQERIVKSSGRWFADFLNQEEK; encoded by the coding sequence TTGACAACGCTTATTGATCATCATATAAAGGATTCGGGGTATGAGCAGGCGGTAGCAGGGCCATTGTCGCGGGCCAGCTTCGGAAGCGATTTTAAATGGGGCGTAGCCACGGCGGCCTACCAGATCGAAGGTGCAGTGAACGAGGATGGCCGCAGTGATTGTAACTGGGATGTTTTTACCAGAAAGAAAGGTAAAATCAGCAACGGCGACCATGCGCGGCATGCCTGTGACTTCTACCATCGCTACGAGCAGGATCTGGAACTCGTGAAGGAATTAGGCTTTAAGGTATTTCGTTTTTCGCTTTCATGGTCGCGGATATTGCCTGATGGCCATGGACGGGTGAACCAGGCCGGGATCGATTTCTACAACCGGCTCATCGACCGCTCCATTGCGCTTGACATTGAGCCCTGGATCACATTGTACCATTGGGACCTGCCGCAAATCCTCGAAAAATCGGGCGGCTGGAAAAACCGGCGGGTCGTTGAATGGTTCGCCGAATACACGGCCGTGTGCGCCCATGCATTCGGCGATCGTGTGCGGCATTGGATCGTGCTGAACGAACCGCTGGCCGTGGCGGGCCTCGGCTACACCACCGGTGAGCACGCGCCGGGAAGTAAAGGCATTCATAACTTTCTTCCAGTGGTGCATCATCTGGCGCTGAGCCAGGCGGAAGCAGGCCGGGTATTGCGGGCAATATTGCCCCACGCACGGATCGGCAATGCGATTTCCTGCTCCTATGTGCATCCCAACAGCCAGAGCGCGGCGGATGTGCGTGCGGCAAGGCGCGCCGATGCGATCATGAACCGGCTTTTTATTGAACCGGCACTAGGCCTGGGTTATCCCAAAGATGCATTTCCGTTTTTGTCCAATATCAAAAGGTTTATGCGTGAGGGCGACCGGGAGAAGCTGAAATTCGATTTCGATTTCTGGGGGTTGCAAAACTATTTCAGCGTAGTGGTACAGCATTCGTACCTCGCGCCGGTGTTGTGGTTGAAAGAAGTGCCCGCTACGCTGCGCAACGCGCCCACAACGGCGCTGGGTTGGGAAATCAGCCCGGCCGGGATGTATGAAATACTGAAACAATTCAGTCGCTATGAAGGCGTGCGGGAATTGGTCATTTCGGAAAATGGAGCGGCTTTTAAGGACAAATTAAAAGACGGAAAAGTGGACGATACCGCCCGCCAGGCCTATTACCATGATTACCTGGGCGCAGTGCTGAAAGCCCGGAACGACGGCGTGAATGTGACCGGCTACTTCGCCTGGACGCTGCTCGACAATTTCGAATGGGCGCACGGATACTCCGCCCGTTTCGGCCTGGTGTATGTCGATTTTAAAACGCAGGAGCGTATTGTGAAGTCGTCAGGCCGATGGTTTGCCGACTTCCTGAATCAGGAAGAAAAGTAG
- a CDS encoding DUF4097 family beta strand repeat-containing protein, with translation MKIKQLLTLVLSAFAFVSVCAQGDNDKPYVTKNFNGSSLKALQVETSGGSISVLGGQSGGFKVEMYVRGNGWNSNKELTKEEIEDRLEDYDILIGTEGDKVVATARRKNNLQWNEKRNISIAFKVTAPRNVATNLKTSGGSIKIASLTGEQNFTTSGGSLKIEDLDGVVNGRTSGGSIDVARCSKEINLHTSGGSIKANELKGKIELKTSGGSIELAQLNGDIVAHTSGGSIRGEGVDGSLDAGTSGGSVRLANVSGSVRASTSAGSIELELKSLGKYVDLSTSAGSVRVSMPLDKGVDLNLKGNKVNIPLKNFDGSVEKDRVQGKMNGGGIPVTLSASAGSVYVNQ, from the coding sequence ATGAAAATTAAACAACTACTTACGCTCGTCCTGTCTGCGTTCGCTTTCGTGAGCGTGTGTGCGCAAGGCGATAATGACAAACCTTACGTTACTAAAAACTTCAACGGCTCATCCCTGAAAGCATTACAGGTAGAAACTTCCGGCGGCTCGATCTCAGTGCTCGGCGGACAGTCGGGCGGATTCAAAGTGGAAATGTACGTTCGCGGCAACGGCTGGAACAGCAATAAGGAACTGACAAAAGAAGAAATCGAGGACCGCCTGGAAGACTACGACATCCTGATCGGCACGGAAGGCGACAAGGTAGTGGCCACCGCCCGCCGGAAAAATAACCTGCAATGGAATGAGAAAAGAAACATTTCCATTGCATTCAAAGTAACCGCGCCGCGTAATGTCGCCACGAACCTGAAAACGAGCGGCGGCAGCATTAAAATCGCCTCACTCACCGGCGAGCAGAATTTCACAACCAGCGGCGGAAGCCTGAAAATCGAGGATCTGGATGGCGTGGTCAATGGCCGGACTTCCGGCGGCAGCATTGATGTGGCGCGTTGCAGCAAGGAAATCAACCTGCACACCAGCGGCGGAAGCATTAAGGCGAATGAACTGAAAGGTAAAATCGAACTGAAAACTTCGGGCGGAAGCATTGAACTGGCGCAGCTGAATGGCGATATCGTGGCGCACACCAGCGGCGGGAGCATCCGGGGTGAAGGCGTGGACGGTTCACTGGATGCGGGTACTTCGGGCGGGTCGGTGCGGCTGGCCAACGTGTCGGGCAGCGTGCGTGCGAGCACCAGCGCAGGAAGCATTGAACTGGAACTCAAATCCCTGGGCAAGTATGTAGACCTCTCGACTTCTGCCGGAAGCGTACGCGTTTCGATGCCGTTGGATAAAGGAGTGGACCTGAATCTGAAAGGTAACAAAGTAAATATCCCGCTGAAAAACTTCGACGGTTCGGTTGAAAAAGACCGCGTGCAGGGCAAAATGAACGGCGGAGGCATTCCGGTGACATTATCCGCAAGCGCAGGAAGCGTTTATGTGAATCAGTAA